The following are encoded in a window of Shewanella psychrotolerans genomic DNA:
- the rcsF gene encoding Rcs stress response system protein RcsF translates to MKKTTLAITVLLLSGCAGDYAFNSNLSGQAIDDYFKVGDVVLYQQGMQPSTTYEVKGLVEGESCQERANDVPASIADARTIARRAAAQKGANGLIVKQCVMLEEATKACVTRALCVGQAILTPTLDAK, encoded by the coding sequence ATGAAAAAGACAACCCTTGCCATCACAGTGCTACTGCTAAGTGGTTGTGCCGGCGACTACGCTTTTAATAGCAACTTAAGCGGACAAGCCATAGATGACTACTTTAAAGTGGGTGACGTTGTTTTATATCAACAGGGTATGCAGCCATCGACAACCTATGAAGTAAAAGGCTTAGTCGAAGGTGAATCTTGCCAAGAACGTGCCAATGACGTGCCCGCCTCGATTGCAGATGCACGCACTATTGCTCGCCGAGCCGCCGCTCAAAAAGGCGCAAACGGTCTCATCGTTAAACAGTGCGTTATGCTTGAAGAAGCCACTAAAGCCTGCGTAACACGAGCATTATGCGTTGGCCAAGCCATACTGACGCCAACTTTAGATGCGAAGTAA
- a CDS encoding proline--tRNA ligase has translation MRVSKYLLSTQKETPANAEVVSHQLMLRAGMIRRNASGLYSWLPTGLRVLRKVEAIVREEMNNAGAVEILMPMVQPADLWVETGRWEKFGPELLRFQDRHNRDFVLGPTHEEVITDIIRKEVNSYKQLPLNLYQIQTKFRDEVRPRFGVMRSREFLMKDAYSFHLDQETMDETYEAMYTAYSNILGRMGLAFRPVLADTGSIGGSMSHEFHVLANSGEDLIAYSTESDYAANIEKAEAPIPTEPRGAATVEMSIIDTPNAKTIEELVSQHGIAIEKTVKTIIVKGATEEAPLVAVIIRGDHELNEVKVEKLDAVLAPFEMADEADIRKALGAGPGSLGPVGLTIPVYVDHSVNIMSDFAAGANQDGKHYVGINWVRDLPEAQVADLRNVIEGEASPCGKGTIGLLRGIEVGHIFQLGTNYSESMGANVLDENGKSKTLLMGCYGVGVSRIVAAAIEQNNDDRGIIWPDAIAPFKVGILPMNMHKSHRVKDMAEQLYKDLNDAGIEVLFDDRKERPGVMFADMELIGLPHVIVIGDRNIDGGVFEYKNRRTGEKQDIPFDQIIDFIKSAK, from the coding sequence ATGCGAGTTAGCAAGTACCTGCTGTCAACACAAAAAGAGACCCCAGCAAACGCTGAGGTGGTTAGTCATCAATTAATGCTACGCGCGGGTATGATCCGTCGTAACGCATCAGGTCTTTACAGCTGGTTGCCGACAGGCTTACGTGTTCTGCGTAAGGTCGAAGCCATCGTTCGTGAAGAGATGAACAATGCAGGTGCTGTTGAGATCTTAATGCCCATGGTTCAACCGGCAGATTTATGGGTTGAAACTGGCCGTTGGGAAAAATTTGGCCCTGAGCTGCTACGTTTCCAAGACAGACATAACCGCGACTTCGTACTGGGCCCGACCCATGAAGAAGTGATCACAGATATCATTCGTAAAGAGGTTAACTCATACAAACAGTTGCCGCTGAACCTATATCAGATCCAGACAAAATTCCGCGACGAAGTCCGTCCACGTTTCGGCGTAATGCGCTCACGTGAGTTCTTGATGAAAGATGCCTACTCTTTCCATTTAGATCAAGAAACCATGGATGAAACCTACGAGGCGATGTACACCGCCTATAGCAACATCCTAGGTCGCATGGGTCTGGCTTTCCGCCCTGTTCTTGCAGATACAGGTTCTATCGGTGGCAGCATGTCACATGAGTTCCACGTATTAGCCAACAGCGGTGAAGACTTAATTGCTTACTCAACTGAAAGTGATTACGCCGCTAACATCGAAAAAGCAGAAGCACCAATTCCAACTGAGCCTCGCGGCGCTGCAACAGTTGAAATGAGCATTATCGATACGCCGAATGCTAAGACCATTGAAGAGCTCGTTTCACAGCACGGCATCGCTATCGAAAAAACCGTTAAGACCATTATCGTTAAAGGTGCAACCGAAGAAGCACCTTTAGTTGCGGTGATTATTCGTGGCGACCATGAGCTTAACGAAGTTAAAGTTGAAAAGCTTGACGCTGTATTAGCCCCATTTGAAATGGCAGACGAAGCGGATATCCGCAAAGCACTAGGCGCAGGCCCAGGCTCATTAGGTCCTGTCGGTCTAACGATCCCTGTCTATGTTGACCATAGCGTTAACATCATGAGTGACTTTGCCGCAGGTGCTAACCAAGATGGTAAACACTATGTGGGTATCAACTGGGTACGCGATCTACCAGAAGCACAAGTTGCCGACCTACGTAACGTTATCGAAGGTGAAGCTAGCCCATGTGGTAAAGGGACTATTGGACTGCTGCGCGGTATCGAAGTGGGTCATATCTTCCAGCTAGGAACCAACTACTCAGAATCGATGGGCGCTAACGTACTTGACGAAAACGGCAAGTCAAAAACCCTACTAATGGGTTGTTACGGTGTGGGCGTGAGCCGTATCGTGGCAGCGGCTATTGAGCAAAATAACGATGATCGCGGTATCATCTGGCCAGATGCGATTGCGCCGTTCAAGGTCGGTATCTTGCCGATGAACATGCACAAATCTCACCGCGTTAAGGATATGGCTGAGCAGCTATATAAAGACCTTAACGATGCGGGTATCGAAGTGCTGTTTGACGACCGTAAAGAGCGTCCAGGCGTGATGTTTGCCGATATGGAGCTTATCGGTCTGCCACACGTTATCGTCATTGGCGATCGCAACATCGACGGCGGCGTATTCGAATATAAGAATCGCCGTACGGGTGAAAAGCAAGATATTCCATTCGATCAGATCATCGACTTTATCAAGTCAGCCAAATAA
- a CDS encoding acyltransferase → MTEHIDYQAQHKQRLAYMPWLYFSLKPKHLSWAKPWQDEIQRQLMALETVSIGNNCFIAEQAHLFAEPGRDIIIGDQCMLAADSFLHGPIVLGNEVAINHGCSLDGGSGKIVIGDQTRIANNVTIYAFNHGMSPNSPIYQQKSNSQGITIGKDVWIGAQAGIVDGVTIGDYAVIGMGAIVTKDVPDYGIVAGNPATLIGDRRDK, encoded by the coding sequence ATGACCGAGCACATCGATTACCAAGCGCAGCATAAACAGCGCCTCGCCTATATGCCTTGGCTCTACTTCTCCTTAAAGCCAAAGCATTTAAGCTGGGCCAAACCTTGGCAAGATGAAATTCAGCGCCAGTTGATGGCACTAGAAACCGTGTCCATCGGAAACAATTGTTTTATCGCCGAGCAGGCGCATCTATTTGCCGAGCCAGGGCGCGACATCATTATTGGTGATCAATGTATGCTCGCCGCTGACAGTTTTTTGCATGGTCCTATCGTGCTAGGTAATGAAGTGGCGATTAATCACGGCTGCTCATTAGATGGTGGCAGTGGAAAAATTGTTATTGGCGATCAGACCCGTATCGCCAACAATGTCACCATCTACGCCTTTAATCATGGCATGTCGCCTAACAGCCCCATCTATCAACAAAAGTCGAATTCACAAGGTATCACTATCGGTAAGGATGTGTGGATTGGTGCCCAGGCAGGGATTGTCGATGGCGTCACTATTGGCGACTACGCCGTAATTGGCATGGGAGCCATAGTCACCAAAGATGTGCCCGACTATGGCATTGTTGCTGGTAATCCTGCAACCTTAATTGGCGACAGAAGAGACAAGTAA
- the tsaA gene encoding tRNA (N6-threonylcarbamoyladenosine(37)-N6)-methyltransferase TrmO → MTFTSEIQAVAICRTPYKQKFGIPRQPGLVTAARGFVELQAPFNHIDTVRGLEQYSHIWLLFSFHENLAQGWKTTVRPPRLGGNEKLGVFATRSTFRPNGIGQSVVKLHGIHQQKGKVVLEISAMDLLDGTPIIDIKPYIPFSDAIRHAEGGIAHDAPVLANVIFFDDVKQQLTNYEQNHYPNLQQIIEGVLAQDPRPAYKKAKVDPKQYQVALYDLDILWRVIEGEIVVEAIRPSTLTTTADTESDSNAGANS, encoded by the coding sequence ATGACCTTTACCAGCGAAATTCAAGCGGTGGCTATTTGCCGCACCCCATATAAACAAAAATTTGGTATTCCTCGCCAACCCGGACTAGTGACCGCTGCCCGTGGCTTTGTTGAGTTACAAGCGCCCTTTAATCATATCGATACCGTACGAGGTTTAGAGCAATACTCTCATATCTGGCTGTTATTTAGTTTTCATGAAAATCTAGCTCAGGGCTGGAAAACCACTGTCAGACCACCTCGCCTAGGCGGTAATGAAAAACTCGGCGTATTTGCCACCCGCTCCACCTTTCGCCCGAATGGCATTGGTCAATCGGTAGTCAAGCTCCATGGGATCCACCAGCAAAAAGGCAAAGTCGTATTAGAAATATCAGCGATGGATCTGCTCGATGGCACCCCAATTATCGATATCAAACCTTACATTCCTTTCTCCGATGCCATTCGTCATGCTGAAGGCGGTATCGCTCATGACGCGCCCGTGCTCGCTAACGTCATTTTTTTTGATGATGTAAAGCAGCAACTGACAAATTATGAGCAGAACCACTATCCCAATTTGCAGCAGATCATTGAAGGGGTGCTGGCTCAAGACCCAAGACCTGCTTATAAGAAAGCGAAAGTCGATCCCAAACAGTATCAGGTCGCGCTCTATGATTTAGATATCCTTTGGCGAGTAATTGAAGGGGAAATTGTGGTTGAAGCTATTCGTCCTTCGACGCTGACAACAACTGCCGATACTGAATCTGATTCGAATGCGGGTGCGAATAGTTAA
- a CDS encoding amidohydrolase family protein: MRYFVQTLAIGLSLISTSLLAHDMVPAAPQNQAIVISNATVHTVTNGVLASTDVRIEAGNIVEIGSQLATEDAQVIDATGKHLYPGLIALNTSIGLVEVEMMRPSNDSYEVGQSNPQLLAVSAFNPDSEIIPTVRVNGITHAQVVPQGNALAGQSSLVSLDSWTIEDALVVTPKQFHLYWPTQGRLAIDDEKRQQQLKQYHQQLESIKSALQDGYRYYLAANANKIDKIDNRWQAMLPLYQGQGQLFIHADSSEQIEQAIAITTPYRFKLVIVGGYDAWRVAEQLNEIGASVIYPHTLSLPMRKDEPIEMSFKVPNLLKQAGLPFALGFSSDWNARNLPFAAGQAAAYGLSQDEALKSITLDAAKILGIDDMGAIAVGYKANILLSSGDILDPLSSKIEAVFIDGRQIDLNNRQQQLYQKYLKR; this comes from the coding sequence ATGAGATATTTCGTTCAAACTTTAGCCATCGGCCTAAGCCTAATTAGCACCTCACTATTGGCTCATGACATGGTGCCGGCAGCGCCACAAAACCAAGCCATTGTGATCAGTAATGCAACCGTACACACGGTCACTAATGGAGTCCTCGCCAGCACAGATGTTCGAATTGAAGCGGGGAACATTGTCGAAATAGGTAGCCAACTCGCAACCGAAGATGCCCAAGTCATCGATGCAACGGGCAAACATCTTTATCCAGGATTAATTGCATTAAACACCAGTATCGGCCTCGTCGAGGTTGAGATGATGCGCCCAAGTAATGACAGCTATGAAGTGGGTCAAAGTAACCCACAACTACTGGCTGTTAGTGCATTTAATCCCGATTCAGAGATCATTCCAACGGTGCGCGTCAACGGTATCACCCATGCTCAAGTGGTGCCTCAAGGAAACGCACTCGCGGGTCAATCCTCATTAGTCTCATTAGATAGTTGGACGATAGAAGATGCATTAGTTGTCACTCCAAAGCAGTTCCATCTCTACTGGCCCACTCAGGGGCGTTTAGCCATTGATGATGAAAAACGTCAGCAGCAACTTAAGCAATACCATCAACAACTAGAGTCAATTAAATCAGCACTGCAAGATGGTTATCGCTACTATCTCGCCGCTAATGCCAACAAAATCGACAAAATTGATAATCGCTGGCAGGCGATGCTGCCGCTCTATCAAGGGCAAGGGCAACTCTTTATCCATGCCGATAGCAGTGAGCAGATTGAACAAGCGATTGCGATCACCACGCCGTATCGCTTTAAGCTGGTAATCGTAGGCGGTTATGACGCTTGGCGCGTTGCAGAGCAGCTTAATGAAATTGGCGCATCGGTGATCTACCCCCATACCTTAAGCTTGCCGATGCGAAAAGATGAGCCAATAGAGATGAGCTTTAAAGTGCCTAATTTACTCAAACAAGCAGGACTACCATTCGCCCTTGGCTTTAGCTCCGACTGGAACGCGCGTAATCTTCCCTTTGCAGCAGGTCAAGCGGCGGCCTATGGGTTAAGCCAAGATGAGGCGCTTAAAAGTATCACCTTAGATGCGGCGAAAATCCTTGGCATCGATGATATGGGCGCGATAGCGGTCGGTTATAAAGCTAACATCTTACTTTCATCCGGTGACATCCTAGATCCACTATCGAGTAAAATCGAAGCCGTGTTTATTGATGGCCGCCAAATAGATCTCAATAATCGTCAACAACAACTTTATCAAAAGTACCTAAAGCGTTAG
- a CDS encoding M28 family metallopeptidase, whose product MNTSRLLGLLGVLLLPAAHAAPFNFDQQSYRQDVQTLASDEFEGRGPLSHGEKLTVDYLEKAYKSMGLAPGFGDSYRQSVPIAKISADQSMELKIGDMVFHNGDEFTARTEQVQPKVSLKDNDVVFVGYGINAPEYHWNDYANIDVKGKTVILLVNDPGFATQDPQVFKGNAMTYYGRWTYKYEEAARQGAKAVFIVHETAPAAYGWNVVQNSNTNAKYTLVDDNKNSSHIGVMGWVQHKVAQKIFNAAGLDYDQLKLTAAKPGFKSMALNLKANLKIDNTIELATSYNVAGLLPGTTQADEWLVMHAHWDHLGKTSHNGETRIYNGAVDNASGVAGVLQLARHFKGLKGDDAPKRSMLFSAFTAEETGLIGAQYFAEHPPVPTKQLVSFLNIDGMNVGKGVDYILRYGEGVSELESYLDKAAKAQGRRVKADPRPQNGLMFRSDHFALAKQGVPGLMFMSLGDTDPDYIAHKYHQGADDYDPNWDLGGVSQDLALISDILTQLANNDDWPKWLEASDFKKRRAQDGL is encoded by the coding sequence GTGAATACCTCTCGCTTATTAGGGCTACTCGGCGTGTTACTCTTGCCCGCCGCCCATGCCGCCCCATTTAATTTTGACCAGCAAAGCTATCGCCAAGATGTTCAAACCCTTGCCAGCGATGAATTTGAAGGGCGTGGCCCTCTATCTCATGGTGAAAAGTTGACCGTGGATTACCTTGAGAAAGCCTATAAATCGATGGGACTCGCACCCGGCTTTGGTGACAGTTACCGCCAGAGCGTGCCAATAGCCAAGATCAGCGCCGATCAATCCATGGAGCTGAAAATTGGCGATATGGTGTTTCACAATGGTGATGAATTTACCGCTCGCACAGAACAGGTCCAGCCTAAGGTTTCCTTGAAAGATAACGATGTCGTGTTTGTCGGTTATGGCATCAATGCGCCCGAGTATCACTGGAACGATTACGCCAATATCGACGTAAAAGGCAAGACGGTAATACTACTGGTGAACGACCCGGGGTTTGCTACTCAAGATCCTCAAGTGTTTAAAGGTAACGCCATGACCTACTACGGCCGCTGGACCTATAAATATGAGGAAGCCGCTCGTCAAGGTGCTAAGGCGGTGTTTATTGTCCATGAAACCGCCCCTGCGGCCTATGGTTGGAATGTGGTGCAAAACAGTAATACTAACGCCAAATACACCCTGGTCGATGACAACAAAAACAGCTCACATATCGGTGTCATGGGTTGGGTACAGCATAAAGTGGCGCAAAAAATATTTAACGCTGCCGGACTGGATTATGATCAGCTCAAACTGACTGCGGCAAAGCCGGGCTTTAAATCCATGGCACTTAATCTCAAAGCCAATCTTAAAATAGATAACACTATTGAACTGGCGACCTCCTACAACGTTGCAGGCCTGCTACCTGGCACCACTCAAGCTGATGAATGGTTAGTGATGCATGCTCACTGGGATCATTTAGGTAAAACGAGTCATAATGGTGAAACTCGGATCTACAACGGCGCAGTCGACAATGCCTCTGGTGTCGCAGGCGTATTGCAACTTGCGCGTCACTTCAAAGGGCTAAAAGGTGATGATGCGCCAAAACGTTCTATGCTATTTTCCGCCTTTACTGCCGAAGAAACGGGACTGATTGGGGCGCAATATTTTGCTGAGCACCCTCCCGTTCCAACGAAACAATTGGTGTCATTTTTAAATATCGATGGCATGAATGTCGGCAAAGGGGTCGATTATATTTTACGCTATGGGGAAGGCGTCTCTGAGCTTGAAAGCTACTTAGACAAAGCAGCAAAAGCACAAGGTCGCAGGGTTAAGGCCGATCCGCGTCCACAAAATGGCTTAATGTTCCGCTCAGATCATTTTGCGCTCGCCAAGCAAGGCGTACCTGGCTTAATGTTCATGAGCCTAGGTGATACCGACCCCGACTATATCGCCCATAAATATCATCAAGGTGCCGATGACTACGATCCCAACTGGGATCTTGGCGGCGTATCACAAGATTTAGCCCTTATAAGTGATATTTTGACTCAGCTGGCGAACAACGATGACTGGCCAAAATGGCTCGAAGCGTCAGATTTTAAGAAACGCCGAGCCCAAGACGGCTTATAG
- a CDS encoding AMP-binding protein — protein MSAVTTYPTENHFPLSLSQYNGQTSEPLIEQSIGAYLDEMANNNPDKLAVVMHHQGIRWSYQEYQSQIDQLASGLLAIGIKSGDRVGIWSPNNIEWCLTQFATAKIGAIMVCINPAYRPEELEYALNNVGCRAIICAEKFKSSNYLQMLYELVPELHSALPGQLSSAALPSLEFVIRMGDEVSPGMLNFNDLKRPLSDADKLALNAIADGLSPFDAINIQLTSGTTGNPKGATLSHHNILNNGLLVANAMQLSADDRLCIPVPLYHCFGMVLGNLSCISKGAAAIYPSDAFDPLTTLQVVEAEKCTALHGVPTMFIAQLEHPRFSEFDLSTLRTGVMAGATCPEEVMRRVQTQMYMEQVLIGYGQTECSPINNMTEIDSSVEKRVTTVGRALAHTQVKIVDEFGDILPVGQPGEVCSRGYCVMQCYWNDAEKTSATIDSEGWLHSGDIGEMDSEGYVKIVGRIKDMIIRGGENIYPREIEEKLYTHPDVQDAAVFGVQSEKYGEEVCVWIKVQPLAEIDEQEIRHFLTEKIAYFKVPRYIKFVEQYPMTVTGKIQKFKMRELMYQELYEDINSA, from the coding sequence ATGTCTGCTGTAACGACATATCCAACTGAAAACCATTTCCCCCTATCGCTAAGTCAATATAACGGGCAAACCAGTGAACCTTTAATTGAGCAAAGCATTGGTGCTTATCTCGATGAGATGGCCAATAATAATCCCGATAAGCTTGCTGTTGTCATGCATCACCAAGGTATTCGCTGGAGCTATCAAGAGTATCAAAGCCAAATCGATCAACTGGCGTCAGGATTATTGGCGATTGGCATCAAGTCAGGTGATCGCGTCGGGATCTGGTCTCCCAATAATATTGAATGGTGCCTAACCCAGTTCGCCACCGCTAAAATTGGCGCCATCATGGTGTGCATCAACCCAGCCTATCGACCCGAAGAGTTAGAGTATGCGCTAAACAATGTTGGTTGCCGCGCGATTATCTGTGCTGAAAAGTTTAAATCCAGCAACTACTTACAAATGCTGTATGAGTTAGTCCCCGAACTACACAGCGCTCTTCCTGGGCAATTGTCATCTGCCGCATTGCCCTCACTAGAATTTGTTATTCGTATGGGTGATGAGGTGTCTCCTGGGATGCTCAATTTTAATGATCTAAAGCGACCCTTGAGCGATGCCGACAAACTTGCGCTAAACGCGATTGCCGATGGTCTATCTCCCTTCGATGCCATCAATATTCAATTGACCTCTGGTACTACGGGCAACCCAAAAGGTGCGACGCTGAGCCACCATAACATCCTTAATAACGGCCTGTTGGTCGCTAACGCCATGCAACTCAGCGCTGACGACAGACTGTGTATTCCAGTACCCTTGTATCACTGTTTTGGCATGGTGTTAGGCAACCTGTCATGCATCAGTAAAGGCGCCGCGGCGATATACCCAAGCGACGCTTTCGACCCGCTAACCACCTTACAAGTCGTCGAGGCCGAAAAATGCACCGCGTTACATGGGGTACCGACCATGTTTATTGCGCAGTTAGAACATCCACGCTTTAGTGAATTTGACCTAAGTACCCTGCGCACCGGCGTCATGGCCGGCGCAACCTGTCCAGAAGAGGTGATGCGCCGCGTACAAACCCAGATGTACATGGAGCAAGTGCTCATTGGTTACGGGCAAACCGAATGTAGCCCTATTAACAACATGACCGAAATTGATTCATCGGTTGAAAAGCGGGTGACAACCGTTGGCAGAGCGCTAGCCCATACACAAGTCAAAATCGTCGATGAATTTGGTGACATACTGCCAGTGGGTCAACCTGGCGAAGTGTGCAGCCGTGGTTACTGTGTGATGCAGTGCTACTGGAATGATGCTGAAAAAACATCAGCCACTATCGACAGCGAAGGCTGGTTACATTCAGGCGATATTGGCGAGATGGACAGCGAAGGCTATGTCAAAATCGTCGGCCGTATCAAAGATATGATCATTCGTGGTGGCGAGAATATCTATCCACGCGAGATCGAAGAGAAGCTTTACACCCACCCAGATGTGCAAGATGCGGCAGTGTTTGGGGTACAGAGTGAAAAATATGGTGAAGAGGTTTGTGTGTGGATTAAAGTCCAACCACTAGCGGAGATAGATGAACAGGAAATTCGCCATTTCCTCACTGAGAAAATAGCCTATTTCAAAGTGCCAAGGTATATCAAATTTGTCGAACAATACCCGATGACTGTCACGGGAAAGATTCAAAAATTTAAGATGCGCGAACTGATGTATCAAGAGCTATATGAAGATATTAACAGTGCTTGA